The genomic region TCATAAATAAGGTAAAGAGAACTTTTTTTTGTTTAATATAATTTAATCCTTCTTTTATATCGTTTAAAATTGAAGACTTTTCTTTAGAAGAAGTTTGCACAGAATTTGATTTGTAAGCTTCAAAATCAATCATGTACTCTGAAATTGATGATAAAACGAATGATATTCCATTTATCAATATGATGTATTTAATGTCAAAGAAACCATATACTAATCCACCTACTACAGGACCTAAGATATTTGTTAATGAATTTATTGATGTATTATAAGAGGTTATTTTAACAAGGTTTTCATCATTGACTAAATTAGGCAATGATGAGGTGAATGATACACCAAATATAGTGTTAAGTGAAGTTAACAAAATAGTTGTAATATAGATATATATAATATTTAATTCATTAGTGATAATGATAAAGAAAAGTATAATTAATAAAAGTCCACTTAACATATCTGTAATTACTACAAGTTTCTTTTTGTCCAATCTGTCAGATATAACACCTGCTATTGGTCCTAATAATATTCTGGGAATAGTATTTAGTGCAAAGTTTAATGAAAAACTCATACCAGAACCCGTTATTTTTAACAGATATAAACCAATAGAAAATGCATAAATATTTGTGCCGAATAATGAAACAAATTTACCCGTTAAGAATAGAATTATATTTCTATTGTCAACAGTTTTTATTTTTTTTATCAGTTCAAGTTTGTTATTCAAAGCAAATCCCTCCAAAATAGCATTATATAAATAATTTTAATGTTAACATCTTTTATATTAATATATTTATAATAAAAAGTAAATATATTTAATAAAATATAAATAAAATTAATATTACTTTCAAAAGACAAAATCAATGAAGTTAGATTGACAAAAAGTTATCAGAAATACTGTTAAAGAAAAATTTATTAATATTAATATAATTTTAACAAGAGGGATGGAAGTTGCTTCATTCAAATTAAAGAGGTGATAATATAAAATAACATAGAATTTTGAAAGGAGCTGGCTTAAAAACATTTTGAGACAGCTCCTGTGGGAGATAGTATAGTTTATTATTATTCATCTAGTATTTCATTTAATGCAATTTGAAACATTTCCTTAATTCTTTCTTTATTTATTTTATAATATAACTTATTTTGTTCACCGAACTCGAAAAATACAAGTCCTGCATCTAATAGTTTGTTCATATGGTATGACATGGTTGCTGGAGTAAGTTTAAAATGTTTAGCTAGTTCATTAGAAAACCATTGTTTTTTATTTAACAGCTTTAATATTTCTAACCTTTTATCATCACTTAGTACCTTAAAAAGTTCTTTACTTTTTTCACGCATAATACTTTCATCAAATCTTTGTTCATAACCATAACCATATATGATAATAGTTTTATCATTTTTTAATATGATTGATGTTGTAAATTCTACAAGATAACATATATACATAATAATTGGTTTATCTTGAGGCAATATTTTCATAGAAGAAAAACAAGTTGTTTCAAGATATTTTAAAGAATTATTTTCGTATTTTTCTTTGTGTTCTTTTATTTTATTTCTCATAAACTCTTCAATTTGTTTTTCATAGGCTTTAAAATGATCATTGTAGAAAATATATATTAAAGTTTCTAGTTTTGATTTTACTATTTCAGGGTGCTTTAAAAATTGTATGAAAAATTTTGCTTCTTCTTCTCCATTAGTATTTACTATTGCGTTATAAATATCTTTTTCATCTGATTCTAGTGTTAAATCATAGCCATTTTCAGATAAATCATATTCATTGAAGCAATCTTTTAAAAATTCTTTAGAATCAAGCTGTTTTAAAAAAGTGAAAAATTCATCAACATTTTTTATGTTTCGTGTTGAAATATAATAAATTAAACATAATAATCCTATAGTGTTATCTCTAACTAATAGATTCAAATCGTTCTTGATAAATATAGACATATTATTGTTAAAATCTTCGATTATGGCTTTAATAGTTTCATCTAATTTATAACCGAATTCGCTTAATTTATTTAAGACTACATCATTTTTAGCACACCTGAACAGTGCTGTTATTAGTTCTATAGCCATGTTGTGTTTTATTGTTACCTTCATATTTGCCTCCTTCAGTACAGCTATTATATTTTATGTAAAGTCTTATTTGCTGATATAATCAAACCAATAATTGCAAGTAATGCACCTGATATAAATACTATCAAATGACTAGGTACCGTATCTAATAGAAAACCATATACTATACATGCAAGAGGTGTAATTATACTTGATATCGTACCTAAGGTACCGTAAACCCTACCTCTATATTCAGCAGGAGTTTCTCGTTGCACTGTTAAATCAATAGGTAGATTAATAAAGACAATAATTGCTCCAATGATTATTGCTACTGAACAATAGTATATTGCGTAGAACAGTAAACTATTTACTGTCATCAATCCTGATATAGGTACACCTATAAGAAATGTAGCTATTCCAATTAATATAGTTCCTATACCAATAACTAAACCTTTTCTTTTTACTTCTGGTATAATTGAAAAAACTAATGACATAATAAGCATACCTATAGCAAATGCTCCTTCGACTATTCCAACAAGTTTAGAAGATAGCAGCAAATCATTTACTAGAATGAATGGTAAACATATACTCAATGCTATAAATAGAAAATTTATTATTGGAGTAAACATAATTAGTGTAAATAATATCTTTTTTTGTTTAATATAATTAAAACCTTCTTTTAAATCATCTATAATACTATTTTTTTCGATTGAAGAATCTTTTTCTTCTTTTTTATTATCTACCTTATAAGCATTAAAATCAATAAAATATTCTGAAATAGCAGATAAAATAAACGATATTCCATTCAATAGTATAAACAGATTGATGTTAAAAATACCAAATATAAGTCCACCCAAAATAGGTCCAAGGATATTTGTAATTGAGGTAATAGATGTTCTATAAGAATTTATTTTTACAAGATTTTCGTCTTTTACTAAATTTGGTATAGATGCATCGAATGATATACTGAATATAGTATTTAGAGAAGTTAACAAAGCTGTAGTAATATATATATAGGTTAAACTCAAACCTTTATTAATGGAAATACTATATAGCAAAATTAAAAGAATCCCACTCAATATATCAGAATATACAACAAGCTTTTTTTTATCAAATTTGTCTGATATGACACCGGCAACGGGTCCTAATAATATTCTAGGAACCATATTTAAGATAAAGTTTATAGAAAAATTCATAGCAGAGCCAGTTAGCTTTAGTACATATAAACCAATTGCAAAAGCATAAATATTAGTTCCTAATAATGAAATAAATTTACCTGATAAAAATAGTAAAATGTTTTTTTTGTCATTAGCTGTTGTTTTCTCATTTGTATTAAATTGATAACTCATAATGAATACCTCCAATAGATTATTTTGTAATAAAAGAATTAGATAAAATTCTAATTACAATTTCAAAATTATCGACCATTAAAGGTACTTAATATAACTAAACTAAGATGACAATCTAAATTCAAGTAAAATATTAGCAATAATGTTGTACTAAGAAACGATAATTTTGAAAATTTACTTAAGTTAAATATATAATTGTGATTAATAATTAGAATTATTTCTAATGATATAATATTATGCATTTATAAAATTGTCAATATATTTTTCGAAAGTTATTAGAAAAAAATCTAATAACTTTCATTATAAATGTTTCTAATTCTTTTGTTTCTTTTTTAAAAGTTATATAAATAATTAGGTAATAGTGTATTTATATTTTATGTAGCGTTTTATTACAAGCTATTATTGTTCCTATAATAATAGTTAGTCCACCTGATACAGCTACGATTAAATAACTAGGAATGATATCTAATAGAAGACCAAATATTATACATCCTAGAGGAGTTATTATACTTGAAATTGTTTCTAATGTTCCAAATACTCTTCCTCTATAATTTTCAGGAGTTTCTCGTTGTAAAGTTAAGCTTAAAGGCAGATTAATTAATACTAGTAATAATCCGATGATCAATTTAATAGTGCAAAAATATATGGAATAAAACATTAAGCTTTTTACATCAAATAATCCTGATACAGGTAAGCCTGTAAGAGATATTAATATTCCAATTGACATAGTGCTAAAGCCTATAATTAAACCTATTCTTTTTATTTCTGGCAAGTATGAAAACACTAAAGACATTATTAACATACCACATGCACAAGATCCTTGTATTATCCCAACTACTTTAGAAGGTAACATCAATTGATGTACTGTTATATAAGGTAAAGTTATACTTGAAGAATTAAATAAAAAATTAATAATTGGGAAAGTCAAATATAAGGTGAAGAAAGCTTTTTTTTGCCTAATATAATTTAGTCCTTCTTTAATTTCAGATAACATCGAAGCTTTATATTCAGAAGGAGATTGTATAGAATTATCCTGAGATTTATAGGCATCAAAATCAATCATATATTCTGAAATTGATGATAATATAAACGATAATCCATTAATTAATATTATAAATTTTATGCTAAATAGTCCATATACTAGTCCACCTACGATAGGACCAAAAATATTTGTGAAGGAGTTGATTGATGTATTATAAGAATTAATTTTAACAAGATTTTTATCATTGACTAAATTAGGCAGTGATGAAGTAAATGCTATACCAAATATAGTATTAAGTGAAGTTAATAAAGTAGTAGTAATATAAATAGATACAATATTTAAGCTATTTACCTGAGATAAAATGAAAAGCATAACCAATAGAAGTCCACTCAACATATCAGTAATTACTACAAGTTTCTTTTTATCAAATCTATCAGATATAACTCCTGCTAGTGGTCCTAAAAGTATTCGTGGAATAATATTTAGTGCAAAGTTCAAAGAAAAACTCATTCCAGAACCGGTTAATTTTAATAAATGTAAACCAATTGCAAAGGCATAAATATTAGTGCCGAATAAAGAAACGAATTTACCTGTTAAAAATAGAAACATATTTTTATTGTCAACAGTTTTGTTTTTCAGTTTAATTTCATTTGTCATGTAAAACCTCCCATAGATTTACAATGTTAAATAAATTTCATATTTGAAATATTTTAACATTTATACTATTAATACTAATATATTTTTGTAATAAAGTAAATATATTCAATGAAAAATAAAGAAAATTAATAATAATTTTCAAGCTCTTATTATTGCATTGATAATCAATAGCAAGTAATATATAATATATTACATGTAATATATTATTAGATAAAGGGGTGTTAAAATGAAAAAACTTATGACAGGAAATGAAGCTATAGCCAGAGGAGTTTATGAAGCTGGAATAACTTTTGCTGCTGCTTACCCTGGTACACCTAGTACAGAAATCCTTGAAAATGTTGCATTATATAAGGATGATATAGTTGCTGAATGGGCTCCAAATGAAAAGGTAGCATTTGAATCTGCTTTAGGAGCTTCTATTGCTGGCGCGAGAACGTTTGCCAGTATGAAACAGGTTGGTGTAAATGTTGCTGCTGATCCAATGTTTTCATTTTCATACACAGGTGTTAATGGTGGATTTGTAATGGTTTCTGCTGATGAACCGGGTATACATTCATCACAAACAGAGCAGGATAACAGATACTATGCTAAATTTGCTAAACTTGCTATGCTCGAGCCAAGTGATAGTGGGGAAGCTAAAGAAATGGTAAAAGAAGCGGTTAAAATAAGTGAAGAATTCGATACTATAGCTTTAATTAGAATGACTACAAGGGTATGTCACAGTAAAAGTATAGTAGAGCTTAATGAAAGATGTAATGTACCATTAAAAAACTACACAAAAAATATTAACAAATATGCTACAATGCCTGCTATATCTATGAAGTTGAGAGTAAAAGTTGAAGATAGAATGAAGAAACTAGAAAAGTTTTCAAATGAAACTCCTTTAAACTATATTGAGTGGAATGATAAAAAAATTGGTGTTATTTCATCAGGAGTTGCTTATCAATATGCTAAAGAAGTTTTTGGTGATACTGTTTCATATTTAAAGCTTGGCTTTACATATCCATTACCAATGGATAAAATAAAAAGCTTTGCTGATGAAGTGGATACTTTATATGTTATAGAAGAATTAGAACCTTTTATTGAAGAACAAATAAAAGCTAATGGAATTGATTGTATAGGTAAAGACAAAATACCAAATGTGGGAGAACTCAATCCTCATATCATAAGAAAAAATATCTTAGACAAGGAAAACGATTCCTTGGATACAGATGCTAACAAATTGATACCAAGACCACCAACATTATGTGCAGGTTGTCCTCATAGGGGAGTTTTTTACGAACTAGGTAAAAGGAAAAATATCATGGTAACCGGAGATATCGGTTGTTATGGCTTAGGTGCACTACCTCCACTTAGTTCGGTAGACACAATCATATGTATGGGTGCAAGTGTAAGTGCAGGTCATGGCGCAGCAAAGGTATATAGAAATAATAATAGTGATAAAAAAGTAGTTTCTGTTATTGGAGACTCGACATTTTTCCATTCAGGGATGACAGGTTTATTAGATGTAGCATATAATCAAAGTAATACTGTAACAATAATACTAGACAACAGAATTACAGGTATGACAGGTCATCAAGATCACCCGGGTACAGGAATCACTGCTCAAGGACAAGAGACATTAGAGGCTGATATAGAAGTGATAGTTAAAGCTTTAGGAATCAGAAATGTCAAAACTATAAATCCTTTAAGACTAAATGAAATGAAAGAAGCACTTGATTGGGCTCTAGATTTAAATGAGCCATCAGTGATAATTACCAGATGGCCATGTGCACTTAAAAGAAGAACTGAAAAAGAAAAAAATGAGTTTGGAAGTAGATTTGATATATGCAAAGTAAATGAAAGTATTTGTATTGGATGTAAAAAATGTTTAAGTACAGGATGTCCAGCACTTTCATTTAATTTAGAAGATAAAAAAGCTGTTATAAATGAAAATATGTGCCTTGGTTGTGAAATTTGTTCGCAGGTATGTCCTGTAAATGCAATTGATACTATTAAGTAAAAGGTGGGTGAAAATGTGGATACTAAAAGTATATTGTTAGTTGGAGTAGGTGGTCAAGGAACAATATTGGCCAGTAAAATATTGACTACAGGTCTTATGAATGCAGATTATGATGTAAAAATGTCTGAAATACACGGTATGTCTCAAAGAGGGGGAAGTGTAAGCACTCAAGTTAGATATGGTAAAAAAGTATATTCTCCTATAATTGGACTGGGTGAAGCTGATATACTTGTATCATTTGAAGAAATGGAATGTTATAGATATTTACGATATCTCAAAAAAGATGGAAATGTTATATTAAATGATTATCAAATGCCATCAGCACCGATACTTAGTGGTAAAGCTGAGTACCCTGAAGGGCTAAAAGAAGAAATAGTTAAAAAAGTTGATAATTCATTGGTGATTGATGCAGCAAAAATTGCTAAAGAAATAGGAAATATTAAAACCATGAATATAGTATTATTAGGAGCTTTAATAAAATCAATGAAATTAGATTTCATTGATTGGGAAGATGTTATAAGAAATAACGTTAAAGAAAAATTTATTGATATTAATATAAAAGCTTTGAAAAGAGGTATGGAAGTAGTCTAGAAGTTTTTAGAGATTTTTAAGTTTAACAAAATAAAGTATTTTCTTCTCCTACTATAGTAATAAAAAGTAATAAAAATCCAAAATTTATAAAGAGGTGATTAAGTGAAGGATTATACAATTTTAGCCATAAACCCTGGATCAACATCTACCAAAATAGCTATATATATAAATGAAAAAGAAGTCTTTGTTAATAACATTGTTCATTCGAGCGAAGAACTTGAACAGTTTGAGACGATTAGCTGTCAATATGAATTTAGGAAAAATGCTATTATAGATTTGCTAAATAATGAAGGCTATAAATTATCAGATTTATCAGCAATTGTTGCAAGAGGAGGTCTTTTGCCTCCTGTAAAATCAGGTGCATACATCATTAATGAAGCCATGGTTGAAAGATTAAAAAACAGACCAATAGCTGAACATGCATCAAATCTTGCTGCAATAATTAGCTATGATATAGCTAATCAATTAGATATTCCAGCATATATATATGATTCAATAGCTGTTGATGAATTAGAAGATGTAGCAAGAATATCAGGAATGAAAGATATAGAGAGAGAAAGCTTAACGCATATGTTAAACATGAGAGCAGCAGCTATTAAATGTGCTAATGATAAAGGTAAAGAATACAAAGATCTAAATATTATTACAGTACATTTAGGAGGAGGAATATCATTAGCTATCCATAGTAAAGGTAAAGTTATAGATGTCATAACGGATGATGAAGGACCTTTTTCTCCTGAAAGAGCAGGCAGAGTACCTTGTAGAAAACTAATAGATTTGTGCTACAGTGGTAAGTATACGAAAAGAGAAATGAAGAAGAAATTAAGAGGTAAAGGTGGCTTGATTTCGTACTTATCTACTAATAGTGCTCTTGAAGTTGAAAAGAAGATAGCAAATGGTGATGAAAATGCAAAATTAGTATATAGTGCTATGGCATATCAAATTGCAAAAGGTATTGGAGAATTGGCTACTGTTGTAGAAGGAGAAGTTGATTTTATCATAATAACTGGAGGTATAGCTCATTCAAAGTTTATGACTAGCCAGATAAGTAATAGAGTCAAATTTATAGCTCCTGTAATAATTGTACCAGGTGAAAATGAACTACAATCTTTGACTTTAGGTGCTTTGAGAGTATTGAGAGGGGTAGAGCAGCCACACATATATACAGAAAGGGAGATTTAAAATGACGAATTTCTGCGTTATTGAAATGTCACACGACTAATCACGTACTATAGTACGCTCATATCCGTGTGAATTTCAATGCCTTGAATTTCAACATTTTTACCGTCTTCTCGGGGATTAGTCAAAATGATGAAATTCTGCGCTGAGTAGAGAACAGAAATCTATGATTTCTTGTGAATCGCTTACTCAGAGGAAGAATGAGTCTGAGTTTCAATTATAAAGCTTATGCCTTGAATTTCAACATTTTTACCGTCTTCTCGGGGATTAGTCAAAATGACGAATTTCTGCGCTGAGCAGAGAACAGAAATCTATGATTTCTTGTGAAACAATTACTTGTAGAAATGAGTGAAAGCATCAATAATTTTGGGCTATCTCAAAAGAATGATGTTAGGATATTAATAATAAATTATGGATAATATATAATGCAAGAAGGTGTAGTAATGAGTGATGAAATTATAGTAAAAATGTCACTATCAGATCAAATATATTCTTTACTAAAAAAACAGATAATTAATGGACAGCTTAAGCAAGGTGAAAGAATAAATATAGAAGCAATTGCAAAAAAATATAATGTAAGTAGGACTCCTATACGTGAAGCATTAAACAGATTGCAACAGGAAGGGTTTGTAGAAAATATACATAATGTAGGCCCGAGTGTTGTAAAATTTGAATCAGAAGATATAGTAGAACTAATATATGTCAATAGAATTTTGTTTTCAGGAGTTATTGAATTGCTTTTTAAAAACTGTAACATGAAATTATTATTAGCAGAATTAAAAAAGTGTCTAGACCAACAAATATTAGCTCATGAAAATAACGATTTTGAGAGTTTTCTAAATTATTCAGTTGAATTTCATAGAATACTAATTAAAAATTGTGGTAATAAAAGAATAAAACAGCTTACTTTGCAAACTCAAACACAGTTAGATATAGGTGTGCTAAACTATGTTAAAATTGAAGAAAACAAGGAAAAAGGCATTAATGATCACAAAAAAATATATGAAGCTTTAGAGAATAATGATATGAAAGGCGCTATCGAGATAATGGAGAAGCATAATGTAGATGCTGAGGAATTCTATAACAAAGCGTAAAGTGTCTTCAACCTTTATAGGTGCGGGTATCGATCAGACTTACAAGACAGGCAGTGTGCAATCTAGCGCCTTGTAGAAACGGTGTGTTGCAATTACTATGTAATTGTTTCCGTTGTTATAAAAAAAGATGATAGAGAGAGAAATATATTAATAAGAGTCTTGACAAGACTCTTATTAATATGTATATATACAATATAACGATATTTAAAGATGGTGATAATATGTATGATGTAATAGTTATTGGTGGAGGACCGGCTGGATTATTTACAGCAATTAATACAAGTATTAAAAATAATAGAGTATTATTACTTGAAAAAAAAGCTTCAGCTGGTAGAAAATTATTAATATCAGGAGCTGGTCAATGTAATATAACTCATGAAGGTGATATAAAGGATTTTTTAGAGCATTATGGCGATAACAATAGATTCTTAAAAAATGCTTTATATAATTTTAACAGTGAGAGACTAAAAAGTTTTTTTAATAAAAGAGGAATACACTTTATAACTGATGAAAATGGTAAAGTGTTTCCACAAAGTTTAAAAGCAATGGATATCTTAAATGTATTATTAAATGAATGTAAATTTAGAAATGTAGTTATGAAATATAATTCAAGGATAACTAATATAACTAAAGAAGATGAGTGTTTTGTTGTGAATTGTGAGAATAAAACATATAAATCTAAAATAATAATAATAGCAACAGGTGGAAACTCATATCCAAATACGGGATCAACGGGAGATGGGTATGGTTTTGGAGAAAAATTAGGACATACGATAACAGATATATCTCCTGCTTTGACCAGCGTATATGTACAGAATTATCTTTTTAAAGATTTAGCAGGTGTTTCTTTTACAGACATACCCGTGTCGCTATGGAGGAATAATAAAAAGCTTAAAAACTGGAAGGGAGATTTATTGCTAACACATAAAAATATATCTGGTCCAGCAATAATAAATTATTCTAGGTATATTAGAAAAAATGATGTATTAAAATTTAATTTTGTAAAAGCTGACAATGAAGAAGATTTCAGAGTCCAATTAAAGAACAGTATAAATAAAAATGGACATCTTATTGTTAAAACAATTATCAAAAAATTTGATTTACCTAAGAGGTTTTTAGATAAAATTTTAGATATATCAAATATTAGTAGTGAATTAAAATGTGCTGAGTTAAATAAAAAATTAAGAAATAATCTAATGAACAATCTTCTATCATATCCGATGATTGTACAAAAACTTGAAGGTTTTAACTTAGCAATGGCAACAGCTGGAGGAGTATGTTTAAAAGAAGTGAATTCAAAAACAATGGAATCTAAGATAGTAGAAGGATTATATTTTGTGGGTGAAGTATTAGATATAGATGGAGATACAGGAGGCTATAATATTCAGGCTGCTTTTTCAATGGGTAAATTGGCAGCTGATCATATAGTTTCAAAACTTGATTAGAGTTCAATATAAATACAAAAAAATTAAATGGAATTATACACACATCTTTATATGCTGTAGAAGTTTTATGTATAATTCCTATAGATAAAATTATCATAATAAATCAAGAATTTCAAAAGCTATTTGTAGCTTTAATCTTTGTTTATAATTATTTAGATCTATATTTAAAATATTCATTATTTTATTTAATCTGTAGCTTAGAGTATTACCGTGTATATGAAGATAATCTTTTGTATAAGTCCAATTACCATTACTTCTCAAATATACCTCAAGAGTTTTTATAAATTCATTTTTTGATATTTTAGGATAATTAATTAATGCCCCTAAGTTTCTATCTACAAAGTCTTTGAGTTCTGCTGAATCATTTTTTAGCAAGAATTTTTTTATTTCTAAATCTTCATAAAATAAATAACTGACATTTTTCTTAGAATTTATAGCCATATTTAAAGCTTGAATAGTATTATAAAAGGACTGTTTGAATTCGTTTAGATTATTAATTATATTGCTAATTCCTGCTTTAAAGTTTATTTTTTCATATCTATCTAAAAATATTGAATTATTATTTTTTAATTCATCTAAAAACAATTCTATGTTTTTCCTATTACTTGATTCATCAGTTTTAAATATTATTATAATTTTTTGATCTTTAATTAGAACAATAGAATTAGAGAAAAAATGTTTTGTTTTTATTGCAATAGTTTTATAGTAATATTTCATATATCTAATAAAAATTTTTTCGCAATTTTCACTGCTTAAAAAAGAACTATCTTTTAATATTTCTAGTATAATTAATTGGCATTTATCATTGAAATCAAAATTATATTTTTGTGAGCATTTTTTCAAGTAATCTTTGTCTTGATTTTTTAATAGACCATCTAAAAAATCTCCTTTAAGAGTTTGTTCTAAATCATTAAGTTCATTAAGCTTTAAATGCTCTAATGCTATTATAGTTGTACCTTTTTCAATGGTGATATTATCTATTTCAGGTAAAGAATAATCCTTCGAAACTACACAAATCCATCCTAATGTATCAAGGTTCACTATTATTGGGTAGAATAAATAGTAAAGGTCTTTAGTTTCATCAAACCAACGAGTTTTGTTGTGGTCATTTAAATGCTTATTAATATTAATTTCTTGTTTTTGAATAACATCTATATCTATAAAATAATTTAGATTTGAGCTAGTTATGTTATAAAACAAATCAATAACAAAGACATCTCTTTTTATCATTGATGCTAAATCAGATAATATATCTTCAATAGAACATCCGTTTAAAACCATCTTAGAAAATTTATTGTGAAGATTTGTTGAGTATTGATATCTGTTTTTTTCATCCTCCAATAATTTGTTATATTTCTCTAATTTTTTGTTGTTTTCAATTTCTCGTCTATAATTTTGAGCATTTATAATAGCAACTGCCGCCTGAGCTGAAATAGCTTCTAAAAAATCTACATCATCTTGTGTAAACGTTGATTGTCCATCAAAATTATCTATTACAATAACACCAATACATTCCTTTCTATACATTAAAGGACAACATATAGAGCTTTTTAATTCATTTGATTTAATTCTAAGTGATTTGTCAACTATTATTTTATTTTGTTCTCTCATAGTTGACATAGTTTCTTTTATGGTATCTATTTTGTTGAGGAAAACAGTTTCTTGTTGTTTAAATGCTAATCCTGTCATTGATTCACCGGGCAATAATCTGATATATTTTATACTTTCATGAAAGCCAATGTAAAGTTTTGGCTTTAAAATACCCTGATCTTTGCTATAAAGAAATATAACCCCTGTGTCTCCATTTTTAATTATTTCCATAGATTTTTTCAATAGAAAGTTCAGAATGTAGTTTATATCTTGTGTTGAGTTCAATAATTTGCTAGCTTCCAATATAACTTGTAACCTGTCAATAGTGCTGTGTTTTTTATGCAAAGCTAATCATTCCTTTCTACTTTTATGACATTATACACTTTAGCACAATAAAATGCAAAAAAATTTGTTGTTAACAACATAGATATTATTAACTGATGCTGATATAATTATGTAACAACTTTTTAAGATTTTGTAACAACTTTTTAAAATTTGTAACAAACATAATTGTTAGTTGAAAGGGGAGGTTAATTTAATGCTTGAGCAAAAAATTATTGAAAAATCTAAAGAAATTCAAGATGAATTAGTAGCTATTAGAAGAGATATTCATTCAAATCCAGAAGTTGGCTTAAAAGAAAAAAGAACATCTGAATTAGTAGCAA from Abyssisolibacter fermentans harbors:
- the buk gene encoding butyrate kinase — protein: MKDYTILAINPGSTSTKIAIYINEKEVFVNNIVHSSEELEQFETISCQYEFRKNAIIDLLNNEGYKLSDLSAIVARGGLLPPVKSGAYIINEAMVERLKNRPIAEHASNLAAIISYDIANQLDIPAYIYDSIAVDELEDVARISGMKDIERESLTHMLNMRAAAIKCANDKGKEYKDLNIITVHLGGGISLAIHSKGKVIDVITDDEGPFSPERAGRVPCRKLIDLCYSGKYTKREMKKKLRGKGGLISYLSTNSALEVEKKIANGDENAKLVYSAMAYQIAKGIGELATVVEGEVDFIIITGGIAHSKFMTSQISNRVKFIAPVIIVPGENELQSLTLGALRVLRGVEQPHIYTEREI
- a CDS encoding helix-turn-helix domain-containing protein; the encoded protein is MHKKHSTIDRLQVILEASKLLNSTQDINYILNFLLKKSMEIIKNGDTGVIFLYSKDQGILKPKLYIGFHESIKYIRLLPGESMTGLAFKQQETVFLNKIDTIKETMSTMREQNKIIVDKSLRIKSNELKSSICCPLMYRKECIGVIVIDNFDGQSTFTQDDVDFLEAISAQAAVAIINAQNYRREIENNKKLEKYNKLLEDEKNRYQYSTNLHNKFSKMVLNGCSIEDILSDLASMIKRDVFVIDLFYNITSSNLNYFIDIDVIQKQEININKHLNDHNKTRWFDETKDLYYLFYPIIVNLDTLGWICVVSKDYSLPEIDNITIEKGTTIIALEHLKLNELNDLEQTLKGDFLDGLLKNQDKDYLKKCSQKYNFDFNDKCQLIILEILKDSSFLSSENCEKIFIRYMKYYYKTIAIKTKHFFSNSIVLIKDQKIIIIFKTDESSNRKNIELFLDELKNNNSIFLDRYEKINFKAGISNIINNLNEFKQSFYNTIQALNMAINSKKNVSYLFYEDLEIKKFLLKNDSAELKDFVDRNLGALINYPKISKNEFIKTLEVYLRSNGNWTYTKDYLHIHGNTLSYRLNKIMNILNIDLNNYKQRLKLQIAFEILDLL
- a CDS encoding GntR family transcriptional regulator, coding for MSDEIIVKMSLSDQIYSLLKKQIINGQLKQGERINIEAIAKKYNVSRTPIREALNRLQQEGFVENIHNVGPSVVKFESEDIVELIYVNRILFSGVIELLFKNCNMKLLLAELKKCLDQQILAHENNDFESFLNYSVEFHRILIKNCGNKRIKQLTLQTQTQLDIGVLNYVKIEENKEKGINDHKKIYEALENNDMKGAIEIMEKHNVDAEEFYNKA
- a CDS encoding NAD(P)/FAD-dependent oxidoreductase gives rise to the protein MYIYNITIFKDGDNMYDVIVIGGGPAGLFTAINTSIKNNRVLLLEKKASAGRKLLISGAGQCNITHEGDIKDFLEHYGDNNRFLKNALYNFNSERLKSFFNKRGIHFITDENGKVFPQSLKAMDILNVLLNECKFRNVVMKYNSRITNITKEDECFVVNCENKTYKSKIIIIATGGNSYPNTGSTGDGYGFGEKLGHTITDISPALTSVYVQNYLFKDLAGVSFTDIPVSLWRNNKKLKNWKGDLLLTHKNISGPAIINYSRYIRKNDVLKFNFVKADNEEDFRVQLKNSINKNGHLIVKTIIKKFDLPKRFLDKILDISNISSELKCAELNKKLRNNLMNNLLSYPMIVQKLEGFNLAMATAGGVCLKEVNSKTMESKIVEGLYFVGEVLDIDGDTGGYNIQAAFSMGKLAADHIVSKLD
- a CDS encoding indolepyruvate oxidoreductase subunit beta, whose translation is MDTKSILLVGVGGQGTILASKILTTGLMNADYDVKMSEIHGMSQRGGSVSTQVRYGKKVYSPIIGLGEADILVSFEEMECYRYLRYLKKDGNVILNDYQMPSAPILSGKAEYPEGLKEEIVKKVDNSLVIDAAKIAKEIGNIKTMNIVLLGALIKSMKLDFIDWEDVIRNNVKEKFIDINIKALKRGMEVV